AATCCTGGATATTATAAGTATCACCGAGACATGGCTTAAGATCTGTGACAAACACTCTCCGAAGCTAATATTCCTGGCTACAATATATTTCTTAACAGAACAAACTATGAATCGGTATATGTTAaactgaaattaaataaaaaaaaaaaaaacacataatagtCGCGACTATCTATCGACCTCCTAAAAATGACGCCCTGATAATGACGAAATGTTATATAACGAACTAGAAACAATACTGAAAACAAAGACGTCCATTATATGTGGAGATTTTAACCTACCACATATTAATTGGAAAATATTAACATCTGATAACGAGGGATCCAGACTACTCAAAACTGTGAAAAAGGCTACACCTGTCTCAGTTTGTAAGAGAACCCACACAAGACAATAACATCTTAGCTTCTGACACCGATCTAATAAATTCTTGTGAAGTGGGTGAGGTCTTAGCTAACAGCGACCATAAAATTATACGAAGTAGTGTAAATTGTGaggtaaatatgaaagaaaatgcgCTTATAGTTCCCAAACTATAATAAAGGTAACATATCAGGGCTTAAATTTCAATTACAAAGAATAAATTGGCAAATAGTCTTCGCAAATGGAAGACATAGAACAGATGTGCTCAGCTTTCACTGACACTCTTCTCGGAACAGAAAGTAAATGGATTCCTCAAATAAGAAAACGGACCAATAGCACAAGAAATCCTCAATGGAAGACGAACACCATAAAACACATCATCGCCAGGAAAAAGAGCCTATATGCTAAATATAAACTAAATCTGATAACGATTACAGGCGTTACATTGCCGCTAAACAATGTTGtgaaagagagataaggaagtcGAAACGAAACCTTGAAATATACATATCAAGACAAGCGAAAACAAATcctaaaaagttttttttcaatacattcgtagtaaaaaaaaactgtcaaagAAAAAATTGGGCCCATAAAAGATAATAACGTACTTGTTAGTGACTGCAATGATATGGCAACAATtctaaataatttttttcacaGCGTGTTTATCACAGAAGATATTTCGACCTTGCCAACTGCGATCAATATGTTTAGAGGGTCCGAAAACGAGAAGCTAATAATAGGTGAAATAAGCGAAGACGATATAGCCAAGTACCTGCGTAACCTTGACCCCAGTAAAAGCACAGGTGCTGATAGATTATCAACCACGCTATTAAGAAAATGCCAAGAAGAACTTGTGTTACCTCTGAAACTGCCCTTCAATAGATCGTTGCAAGAAGGAATCGTACCGACTCAATGGAAATGTGCAAATGTCACACCGATATTCAAGAAAGGTAGCAAAAACGATGCTGGTAAATACAGACCTATCAATCTCACCTCGGTAGTTataaaaattttagaaaaaaatacagacaaaaTCACTTCCTTGACAACCACAAACTGATATTAGACACTCAGCACGGATTCCGGAACAATAGATCATGTGCAACTCAGTGTTCGGCCGCGAGTCGTAAAGCAAACACTGTCTTGGGATTTATTGCGCGTAATTTTGATTGTAAAACACCTGAAGTCATAACGCGTCTACATACGTCATTAATGAGACCGCATTTGGAATATGCAGTTCAGTTCTGGTCTCCATGCTAtcaaaaagacattaagaaatTGGAGAGCGTGCAAAGATGAGCAAGCAAACTAATCCCAGGAATACGTGGTCTGTCTTACGATGAACGTCTAAAAAGATTAGATATGTTTTCTCTTAGAGATTGTCGCATCCGAGATGACCTCATCCAAACATTCTAAATACTTAAGAATATACGTAAGATAGATTACAAAAATCTCTTTGGGCTTTCGCAATCagtaacaagaaataacggctTGAAAATTAAAGGGCAGCGATGTAATACTGATTTGCGAAGAAACTTTTTTAACGTAAGAGTAGTTGAACGTTGGAACAAGTTACCAGCGTCTGTATGGCAAGCTAATACGGTGGCTACCTTCAAAAATAAATTCGATTAGttttatgaagaaaatgttttccaatatatatatatatatatatatatatatatatatatatatatatatatatatatatatatatatatatatatatatatatatatatatatttttttttttttaacgctaGTACTAGTTACGCTagatctttccttttccccatcTTTCCTATATAAATTTCCCCGATTGTTCCTCTTAGTAATCGGGGTgaacttttcgttttattttttgccgGGTAACGCCGGAGGGAGTGGTTTGTGGGGAGGACCTTCTTCTGTTCTATCCTTGCCTCCTGCTAAGTATATAGCTTATTACAGATGTAGTATAGTGAACGAGTGACCTCGTCATAGGTCGCAAGGCCTCCTGTCACTCgtctttcctatgtattcctatgtactcctccttctcctcctcctcctcctcctcctcgtcgtcgtcgtcagttctttcctctcctcattttctcttatcctcatctctttccttctcttctctcctcatttctctccttttcttcttttccttcaattttagcgacctttttttcatatctcacaatctcattccctccttgacctctctctctctctctctctctctctctctctctctctctctctctctctctctctctctctctctctctctctctcacgtaacaGGTCTAAAGATAGCTCATTCTCCCTGCCGTAATCAAAAGACATCTGGTTGTGTAAGAaaatgttatttgtgtgtgtgtgtgtgtgtgtgtgtgtgtgtgtgtgtgtgcaattggtttgatgtgtaattttcttgtttttattgtcttttttttatgttctgttACATCTtaattactcttacaatgattgtttttttcttcatcctcctcctccttctcctcttcctggtcctcttcttcctcctcttcctcttcttcctcttctcctccctttccgttATGTGTCACAGGAAACTTGTTAGGAATTTCGTTTCACcactccaactcctcctcctcctcctatttcattttctctttctcttcttgcaaTACATAACATTTCGCGTCCAATACttcaacgacacacacacacacacacacacacacacacacacacacacacacacacacacacacactttaccatGTAAATAAAACCTTAATTGACTCCTCTTCAcgcctccaccttctcttcctcctcctcctcctcctcctcctcctcctcctcctcttcctcctcctcctcctcctcctcctccagccacagCGCTCCCCTcagtccttcccctctccccatcatcatcttcccctcacctcgccGCCTTACCACTATCCACGACTCggctctcccctcacctctctccaaCTCCAGTTCTCCCCTCCCCTATGTCCACTGTCACTGTTCCTGCctacccctctcctctcccatgttCCCTCCCCACTTCTCGTACTACCGACATTCTCCCGTATCCagctcttcccctcatctctctcccatACCCTCTCCTAACCTGCTACTAACCTTTTCtacccatctctcccctcacctctcttcctgcTACCTACCTCTTCCCATTTcctgctcttccctctcccctcaaaagacaaaaaaatggaaaacagtgTCCCACGCAATAAGTCTGTCTATAATTGGATCGaacacttttccctctctttcgaATTCCTGTTCTTTAAATCCTTTACCTACCGGCgcttccgaaaaaaaaaatcaattaaaagactgaaatgacaaaaagaaagaaaaaagacttcACACGCTGTTTCGGGTTTACCTTTTTCCAGTGttagtctatttatttattttttctttcgctcGTAAATATACAACGACTGTATGCGTGTATTCAGGAGATatgtaatgctctctctctctctctctctctctctctctctctctctgaatttaaTTTGTTTTCACCTTTACTTATCATCactgtgaggaaggaagaaaatcatagggtatttaatttcctcattctGGTCATTCCTTTGTCATTTTTCGCGCTCccacaaactcactcacttcctGGCCAAGTAACTGTCTGTGTCATTCATTCTAGCACATCGTCTTGCTCTTTTCAACCTCCACTCTTTATGATATTCCTGGtagttcatttttcttctttacgtaTTGTTAAGTGTTTGTGTTATTCGCtgttggtatatatatatatatatatatatatatatatatatatatatatatatatatatatatatatatatatatatatatatatatatatatatatatatatatatatacgtgattaagagaagaataagagaaaaaaacaaggaataacaaactgtgaatatatatatatatatatatatatatatatatatatatatatatatatatagagagagagagagagagagagagagagagagagagagagagagagagagagagagagagagagagagagagagagagagagagagagagagagagagagagagagagagagagagagagagagagagagagagagagagagagagagagagagagagagagagagagagagagagagagagagagagagagagagagagagagagagagagagagagagagagagagagtcatgttaCTTATGTTTAGGTAACGTAACGTGATAATTGTGTTATGCAAGTGTATTTAGTATTACTAATATTCTAATAATAACGATGGAAATATCAACGGTAGTAATgatatagtgatgatgatgatgatgatgatactaaggaggaggaggaggaggaggaggaggaggaggaggaggaggaggaggaggagtaggcaaacgtgataataatgatgatgctgaaggaaaacaacaacaacagcaacaacaacaacactaacaacaatacTAAGAAAAATACGAACAATAAGAAACTGTTCTGATGCCTCACCACCTTacgatagacacacacacacacacacacagtggttgacgccatctctctctctctctctctctgtgtgtgtgtgtgtgtgtgtgtgtgtgtgtgtgtgtgtgtgtgtcacacagagagagagagagagagatggcgtcAACCACTAACAATACTAAATTCCTgaccatatctctctctctctctatcctcatgATCCATCCCTGCTGCACCTAATCACAATCTAATGCCctattgtttggtttgttttcccTAAGTGTTCTccttcttactccatttatatatatattccttttctcccaATCCTGTCGGTGTGTGTGCTGCTGGCTCGTGATTGGCTGGATAGGGATggcttggtgtggattggtgtggATGCACTGAATTAGTTTGTGGAtggctattattatttgcttgttttttatttacttatttttttaaattgtttcattttattatttgtttgtgtatgagagagagagagagagagagagagagagagagagagagagaatgagagagagagagagagagagagagagagagagagagagaatttaagaaGACCATTCACAAaaatttttctcatctctctctctctctctctctctctctctctctctctcctctctcaatgTTTTAagcttcattatctttcacCATAGTCTATGTTGGTTTGTGTGTATTAGCGTTCAGATTAATTTGCTTAACTTagtcttcatttattatttttattttgtgttggtgTATATAAATTTTTGTTCAGTGTTTATTGATGGTATTATTTTTCTATAGTGTGGTTTATTTTAGTCACTTTGTTGTAGGTTAATTCAAAGTTGAGCATTTTGACTCACCATATTCATTAAGTTGTGTCCTATATTTTTGTGTAAACCTCATATTTCTGAGTCATgcatctaatatatatatactcttcaCTTGTACACGCACATTGAGCCTCACTACATTCACGCAGGCTGGAAGAAGATTAGGCTTGTCGATTTTGGTTCCATTCCTTATTGTAGATACTACAAGATTGCGACATTTGTATAtgtaatgctgtgtgtgtgtgtgtgtgtgtgtgtgtgtgtgtgtgtgtgtgtgtgtgaaggagacaaTTGTTGGTGAGGAGCTGTGGGGAGTCACTGtgggtttgtaaacatactgtgggggacagagagagagagagagagagagagagagagagagagagagagagagagagagagagagagagagagagagagagagagagagagagagattcagattcagattcagatttgtTTATTATCCACCAAAGTGGTTATTACTCAGGTTACAATAGATATTTAGTAATTACGATAGACACATCAATCACAATACATTCAGATACATAAGTCTCTTACAACtattatatattaatgtaaaagaTTTGACAAATTGTTTACCATTAAATCCCAAAGGTAAAAGtcacaataaaagaaacacacatactacacatgcacaaaaacatacatataaaataaaaataaaaataaaataaaaatacaataaaataagataaaagtataaaatagaGATATATTAGCGAGTAAAATTTTCTTGAAAAGATGACTATAAAATCCTCAGTCTGGCTTAAACATTATCTGTTAGCAGAAATTTCTCAATTCTAGCCTTAAAAGTGTTAAGAGAGGGTGCTTGGGTTAGGCGAGGTGGGAGCGCGTTCCACAGCTTGGCTCCTCGTACAGCAGTGCGCCTGTCTCcactgtgtgtttttgtgtgtggcaCGTACAGGCTGTGCCTCTGTCTGGTGATGCTGCTAGTAACAGCTTGTCTACTGCTTAATGATAAAAACCATTCTGGGTAAAATCCTCgtaaagctttaaaaatagttaTACCTACttgaaatacatgtttctgctttatttttagCCATTTCAGTTCCCTGATAAATGGAGATATATGATCATATTTCCTTACTCCTCCCACTGCAACCCTTGCTGCAAAATTTTGCACTTTCTGCACATTAGATATTACAGTGTCACTTGCAGTTCCCCATATCCTAATGCAATACTCAATTAAGCTAAGAACGAGTGTCTGTACAATAATGACCCTGGTTTGTTTATCTAAGCTGTCACCTATTCTGCTGATATACATTAAAATACCAATAGCTTTCTTATTTAACTCATTAGTATGGACATCAAAGAGCATAAAGCGGTCAATATAGACTCCTAAGTTTTTTACGTGTTTACTTGGGTATATGATGTTCCCATTAAAGTTGATCGTTGTGGTAGGTGGAATTTTAGATAATAGCTGACTGTTTCCTATAAAAATACACTGAGTTTTAGAGGGGTTGAACATCAAACCATTTTTCAAAAAATAATCTCGACATTTCTCATGAGTAtcctcagtgtatttcacaatttGATTAATATCTTCAATAGTTCCCGAATGCAAAAATTGTGTGTCGTCAGCATATTGTATCAGGAAACAATCAACATGTTCATATAAGTCATTGACATAGATGCCAAATAAAATTGGTCCCAGGATCGAGCCTTGTGGGACCCCCATAGcaagtagttttctttttagataTATTGTTTTCTAGACGAACTGACATACTTCTATTCATCAAATAATTATCAAACCAAAAGCAGTCAATATTTAATAGAGAGCACTTATTTAGAAGGAATTTATGGTTGACTGTGTCAAATGCTTTGGAGAGGTCACACAAGGTTAACAGAGAtactttctttttgtccatattTGCATACAATGCATCTGTGACGCTAGTGAGGGCCGTTTCAGTAGATAGTTTGGGTCGAAAGCCATGTTGACTCTTAGACAATAAATTATTAGATTCTAAGTAAAATGACAGCTGTTTAGCAACAATTTTTTCCAGTACTTTAGATATGATAGGTAGTATAGATACTGGTCTATAATTATTCACACTATCAGAGTCACCGTTCTTATATATTGGGACGACCAAGGCGTGTTTCCAGGCCTCAGGGAACACCCCCGTCACCAAGGATGTGTTGACCATACACGTAAGGAAGGGAACTATGACACACAGCGCGTCTCGGAGAAACCGTAACCCGATACCATCAGAGCCGACAGAGCTGGTTGTATTGAGATCTTTAACTGTTAATATTATGGTGTTAATATCTACTGGTTCTGGTCTAAAAGTAGAGACAGTACTAATATTAGGTTCAGGAAGCTGGCCAACAGATTTACCATCATCAGTTAGTTCTTTCTGTGAGCGTTTAAAAGTGGATTCACCAATACcagaaaagaaattattgaaCTCTTCGGCTTTCTCTTTTACGTTTTCAAAATTATAGGAATTGTGATTATTTTTCTGACTAGGGATAATTTCTTTAATGATGTTCCACGTAGCCGAAGTGTTCCCTTTGTTGTCTTTAAAGCGATTGAGGTAGTGATCcatctttgttttattaattagtTGCTTGACGCGTTTCTTTACTGTCTTATAACGTTCCCGTAACCGCGAATTACTTGTGTCGATTTTAAACTCTCTTTGCAAGTTATTACGTTCCTCCATTGCCTCACGTATATCGTCATTCATCCATGGTGTTGGTCTTCCTTTCACTGCTCTAGTTACAATAGGGGCACATATATTAAGAcaattaataaaaacatcattaaaaatttCTACTTGTTTGTTGACATCGTCagttaaaaatatattattcaaaATCAGAACATTGTCAAGAAGAAGCGAGCAAAAAGTGTCTTTATCATAGTTCTTCAAATTACGAAACGTTTTTACCTCAAGCAAttttctgggtttccttacatTTAAAGCAACTGATATTAGGTCATGGTCAGCTATGACTTGAGGACAACATCTTGTGATAAAATGACATCAGGTTTATTAGTTATTATGAGGTCTAGTAACTAGGGTTTCCTTCCCGGGATCCCGAGATCCCGGGATCCCGGGATCCCGGCCATAAATgggctttttttccttcccgggAAATATGTGAAATCCCGGGAAATCCCGGgaaacttctttttattattttttttcttatgtcagctaaaaaatacgaaaatgtatgagagagagagagagagagagagagagagagagagagagagagagatgcctggACTGGAAGCGAGACAGCGATGAGCTGAATCAGCTGACGAGCGACGACACGTACCGTTCTCGTACACTTCTTTGCTTTGGTGGGCTTCTGGCGCTGAGTCAGGTTAGTCTGTTCTATTCTATCCCTGCGTGAAGGTGTGTAACGTGTGTTAATTGTGTAATGTGAAATTATTTCCTGTGGCCTGCTTCATGCTGATTGCTAACATCCTCATTCCTTTGTCCTTACCATAATTCTACTTCGGTGGGGTGAGCCTGAAATAATACAGTGTAAAAACTAGAAAATAAGTCGCCTGTTCCTCATAACTGTGTCTCTGAATGTGAGTTCGTTATTGAATTTTCGTGTTACAGACTACAAATACGGGGTCTCTCACATGGATATGATTTATTGTGACAACAACATCCTTATAGGGAATAtagagaatgatttttttttttcaggtgatttACTGAATTATCTGACTCTACATAACCATTAAAATGGCAGACGAGGCAGAAGCAACAACCAGTACTGAGTCTTATGCatggaaatattttgaaaaacttAAATGTGAAGAATCGTCACGATGTAAAAAGTGTCATGCAGTTATAAAGTGCAGAGGATGGTCTACCAGTGGTATGATCCGTCATCTCAAGAGCAAACATTCaattgaaaaaacagaaaatctcAAACGTCCTTCAGACAGGTCTCATGATAAAGATACGAGTGAGGTGAAGAGGAATTCTGTGCAACAGAAAATGACTGATTttttgaaaaaggaggagacgaaggaagaaatcGTTGGGAAGCTAGCTGCAGTAGATGGATTTTCCATAAATGCCATTGCCAAGAGTGAGTTCATAAAGACATCAATGCTTACAAGGGGATACAAATTGCCTCAAAGTCCAACTCTTGTTATGGATCTTGTACATAAGCAGTACAATGTTGCAAAAGAAAGGGTGATATTTGAtattaacaaaaggaagaatgttGGGGTTAGGTTTGGATTATCTCTTGATGAGTATACTTCACTAAAAAACAAGAGATACATGAACATAAATTTACATACTAGTGATACCTTTTGGAATCTAGGAATGGCTAGAATTACAGGTTCACTACCAGCAGAGACTGCAGTTGAGGTAGTTGAGAATAAGTTAGCCGAGTTTCAGGTAAACTtggaaagagatgtagttgcATGTGTAACTGATGGAGCCAGCGTCATGGTTAAATTTGGCAAACTGATTAAGACCTGTCATCACATGTGTTATGCTCATGGAATACATCTTGCTGTTTGTGATGTTCTTTACAAGAAAACAGATGGTAACTTAGTTAGTTTGGAAAGGAGAAATGTTACCCATCTccaagaagaggaagctgatgatgtggaagctgtgccagaggaagaagagttgagTAGTATGATAGAGGTGGTATCAGATGAGGATTTGGAAAATATTAGGTTAGAGGATCTGGAAGATGATGAAGTAGGGAACATAGATTTGTCTGTCACCATCAACAAAGTCAGGAAAATTGTAAAGATTTTTAGAAAATCACCCACAAGAAATGAGAAGCTGCAGATGTATGTTGTTAGTGAATATGGCAAAGAACTGATGCTAAAACTCGACTCAAAGACAAGGTGGAACAGCTTGCTAGACATGCTAGAGCGATTTCTCAAAGTAAAAAACTCAGTTGCTAAAGCTATGATTGACTGTAATATGGAAATGAACATCACAAATGGGGAATTAAAAGTGCTGAATGACTTAGTAACAGCACTGCAACCAGTGAAACTAGGGGCAGAGAGGATGGGATGCAGAGGTACAACTATTCTTAGTGCTGAAGGTGTGTTTTCATTCATGTTGAAAGAATTGAATGAACAAAAGTCATCATTTTCAATGAAGCTGCAAAATTCTCTCTATAgcagaataaatgaaaggaggagtgcGGTTCTCGTAGGCCTTATGAAATACCTGCATTGTGGTAAGGCTTATAACAGCTGTGAGGAAAGATTACCATTAGCTTTACCCCGTAAGTCTGCCATCGTGGAGTCAGCTAAACAGCTGTTAGGAAGACTGTTTCAAGTAAGTGATGAAGAAGCTACAACTAGTGATAATGTGGAAACATCTGTAAATCAACAAAGCTCACTCACTGATAGACTCCAGGCAGCCATAGATCAGATTCAGacacaaagtacaaaaaagagaagtgaatgtAACTACATTGGGAAGGAATTCAGTGTATTTGAGGCAACTGGGGACAGAACACAGAATTTAGAAAAATTGTTCCAGGCTCTCAACTCTGTACCACCAACGTCAGTTGAATCTGAAAGGGCTTTTTCAGCAGCTGGCCTTTTTATTACCAAATCGTATTTATTACCAAATCGATCGTAGTATTGACTGTTTGTGCTTTTTGAAGAGTTATTTCAAAAATAATTCTTAGGGTGTATGACTGCATTTGcagctgtgattttttttttttttttttttttatctacaggCCATTCCATACTCTAGCATTGGGTGTTTAAAGTCCCACTTCCCTCTTTTCGTTTACCATGTCTGGAAAGTTGGGCCTAAATTCCAAATAttctttttatgattttgtATGTGCATTAcggaatttttattttcttcagctttATTCAAATACACTGGGAAAATACCAGATAATATctattcttctttaatttcaggGCATTTCGGaactttcagtattttcatttatttatttatttatttatttattcactttttaggTTTTGTGGAATATGGTGTTCAAATTATTTTACATATGTTATTGAATATATGCAAAAGTTATTCCATAGTTTCATTTTCTGTGTAGTTTACAGTCTTGTGGAGCAAGATGGCTTGATAGGGGTCAGTGGAGGTGGCCAGTGCTACTGGCCAAGCTTCTATATGGATATGGTAATATGCAAAAATTCATATTCTATACGTATTAGGAAACTCTATGTCATTTAAAAATACTTTCACACTTTCACAGGGTAAGTAACAgcgtattttttctgtcttttgttgtgCCCTTGAGTCGCTCCtgttactgtaaaaaaaaaaaaaaaaagtactactgAGGTTCATTTACGAATTACGATAGAGAAGGAGTATTAGCAAACATTATCTGCTACGGGAAATCCCGGGATCCCGGGAAATGTCTTGATTTTTCCCGGAATCCCGGGATGCTATAAAATCCCAAAAGCAGGAAACCCTACTAGTAACGTagctgatgttgatgttgttcttgTGGGTTTATCTATTATTTGTGTCAACTTGTTGTTTTTTATCACCTTACTGATTTTATTGCCCATTGTCATTATGTCGTCATTAAAATCTCCTAGGATGAAGACACTTTTGTCACGTAAACATACCATCCTAAAAATGTCTTGAATGTAATCAAATGATGTGGCTAAGGCCTTGGGATGTCTATATACACAACCAATGATGATGGCCGGCCATTTCCTGTACTGCATCTTTACCCACACATCCTCCACGCCTGTCGTCCTTGGTACATCTAATTTAATGACAGAGGGATTGAGGGCACAATGGACATATATGCACACCCCGGCTCCTCGGCCATTGTCACATCTAAAGATCTTGTAATTAGGAATTTCTACATAGCTATCTGGGGTGTTTGCTTGAAGCCATGTTTCACTCACACATAAAACATCgatttttc
The window above is part of the Scylla paramamosain isolate STU-SP2022 unplaced genomic scaffold, ASM3559412v1 Contig4, whole genome shotgun sequence genome. Proteins encoded here:
- the LOC135096394 gene encoding uncharacterized protein LOC135096394, whose amino-acid sequence is MADEAEATTSTESYAWKYFEKLKCEESSRCKKCHAVIKCRGWSTSGMIRHLKSKHSIEKTENLKRPSDRSHDKDTSEVKRNSVQQKMTDFLKKEETKEEIVGKLAAVDGFSINAIAKSEFIKTSMLTRGYKLPQSPTLVMDLVHKQYNVAKERVIFDINKRKNVGVRFGLSLDEYTSLKNKRYMNINLHTSDTFWNLGMARITGSLPAETAVEVVENKLAEFQVNLERDVVACVTDGASVMVKFGKLIKTCHHMCYAHGIHLAVCDVLYKKTDGNLVSLERRNVTHLQEEEADDVEAVPEEEELSSMIEVVSDEDLENIRLEDLEDDEVGNIDLSVTINKVRKIVKIFRKSPTRNEKLQMYVVSEYGKELMLKLDSKTRWNSLLDMLERFLKVKNSVAKAMIDCNMEMNITNGELKVLNDLVTALQPVKLGAERMGCRGTTILSAEGVFSFMLKELNEQKSSFSMKLQNSLYSRINERRSAVLVGLMKYLHCGKAYNSCEERLPLALPRKSAIVESAKQLLGRLFQVSDEEATTSDNVETSVNQQSSLTDRLQAAIDQIQTQSTKKRSECNYIGKEFSVFEATGDRTQNLEKLFQALNSVPPTSVESERAFSAAGLFITKSYLLPNRS